In Mercenaria mercenaria strain notata unplaced genomic scaffold, MADL_Memer_1 contig_3245, whole genome shotgun sequence, one genomic interval encodes:
- the LOC128552867 gene encoding solute carrier family 15 member 1-like, protein MWLIPQYILITLGEVLFSVSGLSFAYSQAPTSLKSVVQAVWLVTVSFGDLVVIIVANIHSIPSQMVEFFIFATLMFVDTIIFMIMSKFYTYKANSLDYCELVEEAPEINVSERSGGEEHPLKSMTMPKPTTTQNFKEE, encoded by the exons ATGTGGCTTATACCTCAGTATATACTCATCACCCTTGGAGAAGTACTGTTCTCAGTTAGTGGGTTGTCCTTTGCCTATTCCCAG GCACCAACATCACTGAAGTCTGTTGTTCAAGCAGTTTGGCTGGTTACAGTGTCATTTGGGGATCTGGTTGTGATAATTGTGGCAAATATACACTCGATACCATCACAG atggttgaattcttcatatttGCTACCCTCATGTTTGTTGACACTATCATATTTATGATAATGTCAAAGTTCTACACTTACAAAGCGAATTCCCTTGACTACTGCGAGCTGGTTGAAGAAGCGCCAGAAATTAATGTTTCGGAAAGATCTGGAGGAGAGGAGCATCCATTGAAGAGCATGACTATGCCAAAGCCTACTACTACACAAAACTTTAAGGAAGAATAG